From Marivirga harenae, one genomic window encodes:
- a CDS encoding transcriptional regulator, translating to MQTQLDISKILEAGKIANELEFERALIADRKLRVLAKEDSKYKAVRKKLRDLITAYEDKNWSFSSKITNKKIQDSDLAEVIAEKERQFIQKRKELIRKKLKSLSLTQQNLGEILGHRSKSYMSELMNGVSPFSLKDLIIINRLLKIDLTHLIPTFLAPADKMKIKNSLEKLNNSKLREEDIELV from the coding sequence ATGCAAACACAACTAGACATATCGAAAATATTGGAAGCAGGAAAAATTGCAAATGAATTGGAATTTGAGAGAGCTTTAATTGCCGATCGAAAATTAAGAGTTCTTGCTAAAGAAGATTCAAAATATAAAGCTGTTCGCAAGAAATTAAGAGACTTAATTACTGCTTATGAAGACAAAAATTGGTCTTTCAGCTCAAAAATAACGAATAAAAAAATACAGGATAGTGATTTAGCAGAAGTTATAGCTGAAAAAGAAAGGCAATTCATTCAAAAGAGGAAAGAGTTAATCAGAAAGAAACTTAAAAGTTTAAGTTTAACACAGCAAAACCTTGGTGAAATTTTAGGACATAGAAGCAAATCCTATATGTCTGAATTAATGAATGGAGTCAGCCCCTTTTCCTTAAAAGATTTGATTATCATTAACCGATTGCTAAAAATTGATCTGACTCACTTGATCCCTACTTTCTTAGCTCCTGCAGATAAGATGAAAATTAAAAACTCTCTTGAAAAGCTCAATAATTCAAAGCTTCGTGAGGAGGATATTGAATTGGTTTGA
- a CDS encoding type II toxin-antitoxin system HigB family toxin — translation MRLVNKKALEKLKRKNKGNVSLTTAIDKLIKDIEDHSWKNQTELNMTRPDADCVHNDGFYFFNINIHRTMILIEFEDNEASVVWVGTHQEFETTFKNNKNTIKKWLNANDWI, via the coding sequence ATGAGGCTAGTCAATAAAAAGGCATTAGAAAAATTAAAAAGGAAGAATAAAGGAAATGTTTCATTAACAACTGCCATTGATAAACTGATAAAGGATATTGAAGATCACAGCTGGAAAAATCAAACTGAGCTGAATATGACCAGACCAGATGCAGATTGTGTCCATAATGATGGATTCTACTTTTTTAATATTAATATCCATAGAACGATGATCCTTATTGAGTTTGAAGATAATGAAGCTTCAGTAGTTTGGGTCGGAACCCATCAAGAGTTTGAAACAACATTTAAGAACAATAAGAATACTATTAAAAAATGGCTGAATGCTAATGATTGGATTTAA
- a CDS encoding porin family protein, with protein MSKISKTLLIYIVSFVLFSNVAHGQDIFLMGGVNFSKLGQQKDNTSSINREYRPGFHIGPAVAMKLNDHFDLIPSLLFSLKREYSESTIYIPRFDNTNASYRYDFKSSINEYYLDLPITLKFNFKLGEQKLYALAGPYVNLRLFDDSTTELFIDGEASEFENQFEAKFSNRIDYGIQVGLGAELKSYVIQATYDYGFYRTMKYEDIPFEESVRNAVARITFGYKF; from the coding sequence ATGAGCAAAATAAGCAAAACCCTATTAATCTATATTGTCTCATTTGTGCTTTTTAGTAATGTAGCCCACGGCCAAGATATTTTTCTTATGGGTGGGGTCAATTTTTCGAAACTGGGACAGCAAAAAGATAATACATCCTCAATCAATAGGGAGTACAGACCCGGTTTTCATATTGGCCCAGCAGTTGCTATGAAACTGAACGATCATTTTGATCTTATCCCTTCATTGCTGTTTTCTTTAAAAAGAGAATACAGTGAATCAACGATATATATTCCCAGATTTGATAACACCAATGCATCTTACAGATATGATTTTAAATCTTCCATTAATGAGTATTATCTAGATTTACCAATAACCCTAAAATTCAATTTTAAGCTTGGAGAGCAAAAATTATATGCTTTGGCAGGACCTTATGTTAACTTAAGACTATTTGATGATAGCACTACGGAATTATTTATAGATGGCGAAGCTAGTGAATTTGAAAATCAATTTGAAGCAAAATTTAGTAACCGAATTGACTATGGTATTCAAGTTGGTCTAGGTGCAGAATTAAAGTCATACGTTATTCAAGCGACCTACGACTACGGATTTTACAGGACAATGAAATATGAAGACATTCCGTTTGAAGAATCGGTAAGAAATGCGGTTGCCAGAATTACTTTTGGGTATAAATTTTAA